ATAATGGTTTTATTATGAAACTCGATGGGTAATTCTGCATAATCGATAGCTTCGATAATGGTTTCGGAACCTCCAGTGATGGACAAATGATCGAGAAACTCCAATACATCCCCTCTAGTCACCAACTTGGCCATATGTGCTCCTCCCACTCCCTCAGGCATAACCACATGATCTACACCCGCTACATGAAGCTTTCGCTCAGCACTAGCATTGGAGGCTCTGCTCACAATCGTGATTTTGGGATTAAGAGAACGTGCTGTTAATACTACAAAAAGATTATCGGCATCCACAGGCATAGTAGAAACGATAGATTTAGCAGACTGAATTCCTGCTTGCTCTAGAACTTCATCTTCAGTGGCATCTCCTTCAATAAATTTAACAGGATCTCCAGAATAGTTCATGATAAGTTCATGATTCTGGTCTATAACCACAAAAGGCTGTTTTCTAACTCTAAGCTCATTGGCTACCGTTTGTCCATTTCGTCCAAACCCACAAATTATTACATGGTCTTTCATAGTTTTATTCTTTTTTTTCGATCGAACACCCATCACATCATTAATCTGTAATTCAACCAAATACGA
This window of the Lentimicrobium sp. L6 genome carries:
- a CDS encoding TrkA family potassium uptake protein, encoding MKNTNLKKVLWALAILSIIMTIGVFGFMLIEKDNFLDSLYLTVITISTVGFGLPHQLTDGGKIFTIFLIIFSFGNYAYAISIITSYLVELQINDVMGVRSKKKNKTMKDHVIICGFGRNGQTVANELRVRKQPFVVIDQNHELIMNYSGDPVKFIEGDATEDEVLEQAGIQSAKSIVSTMPVDADNLFVVLTARSLNPKITIVSRASNASAERKLHVAGVDHVVMPEGVGGAHMAKLVTRGDVLEFLDHLSITGGSETIIEAIDYAELPIEFHNKTIMEMAVRQMVGANIIGFKTPEGEFIINPSPETVIIPHSKIFILGTPEQIEKIKIKKK